In Azospirillum ramasamyi, the following are encoded in one genomic region:
- the pxpB gene encoding 5-oxoprolinase subunit PxpB, which yields MGVEIRFTTAGDTAFNVEFGEAIDRATNARVMALHARLKADPPPGLVETVPTFRSLLVVYDPVATGRREMQAAVEAAAAGSDAAAAEGRLWRLPVCYDPDFGPDLAELAGGLGLAVERVAELHGSAEYFVYMLGFMPGFGYMGDLPAELERPRRTEPRVRVPAGSVAVAGRLTTVYPWESPGGWHLIGRCPVPLYDAGRADPVLLAAGDRVRFEAVDRTAFDGIAQAAAAGRFDPASLRDAS from the coding sequence TTGGGCGTGGAGATCCGCTTCACCACCGCAGGCGACACCGCCTTCAACGTCGAGTTCGGCGAGGCCATCGACCGGGCGACCAACGCCCGCGTCATGGCGCTGCACGCCCGGCTGAAAGCCGATCCCCCTCCGGGACTGGTGGAGACGGTGCCGACCTTCCGCTCGCTGCTGGTGGTCTACGATCCGGTCGCCACCGGGCGGCGGGAGATGCAGGCGGCGGTGGAGGCGGCGGCGGCCGGCAGCGACGCCGCCGCGGCCGAAGGGCGGCTGTGGCGCCTTCCGGTCTGCTACGACCCCGATTTCGGCCCCGATCTGGCGGAACTGGCCGGCGGGCTGGGACTGGCCGTGGAGCGGGTGGCGGAACTGCACGGATCGGCCGAATACTTCGTCTACATGCTGGGCTTCATGCCGGGATTCGGCTACATGGGCGACCTGCCGGCGGAGCTGGAACGGCCGCGCCGGACGGAGCCGCGGGTGCGGGTGCCGGCCGGCTCCGTCGCCGTCGCCGGACGGCTGACCACCGTCTATCCATGGGAAAGTCCCGGCGGCTGGCACCTGATCGGCCGCTGCCCGGTGCCGCTCTACGATGCCGGACGGGCCGATCCCGTCCTGCTGGCAGCCGGCGACCGGGTGCGCTTCGAGGCGGTGGACCGCACCGCCTTCGACGGCATCGCGCAGGCGGCGGCTGCCGGCCGCTTCGATCCCGCCAGCCTGAGGGACGCATCATGA
- a CDS encoding biotin-dependent carboxyltransferase family protein, with product MSAFLTVVRPGLFATIQDLGRFGFQELGMPVAGALDPVALRLANALVGNPQNMAGLEIALLGPVLRVDAAAVRIAAVGPLAMTLEREGEPARPLEPHRSHSLRQGDLLRLGAVDGASVAYLAVAGGFALAPVMGSLSSYVRAGIGPLGGRPLGQDDRLPLVRDGAPDGPPDEQDMELPQPPEYGVGPLRVVLGPQDDRFTEQALATFLSADYHVGKQADRMGLRLEGPALQHRGSADIPSDGLVTGSIQVPGNGQPILLLNDHQTAGGYAKIATVISADLPRAGRLRPGDRLSFQAVTVEEAEAIRRRQEQSIAGWIRAIRPVRPAGGIDLEALYAENLISGTVDIVNGGSDLPLL from the coding sequence ATGAGCGCCTTTCTGACCGTGGTGCGGCCGGGCCTGTTCGCGACGATCCAGGATCTGGGCCGCTTCGGCTTCCAGGAATTGGGCATGCCGGTGGCCGGCGCGCTCGACCCGGTGGCGCTGCGGTTGGCCAATGCGCTGGTCGGCAACCCGCAGAACATGGCGGGGCTGGAGATCGCCCTGCTCGGCCCCGTCCTGCGGGTGGACGCCGCCGCCGTCCGCATCGCCGCGGTCGGCCCGCTGGCGATGACGCTGGAACGCGAGGGGGAGCCTGCCCGGCCATTGGAGCCCCACCGCAGCCACAGCCTGCGCCAGGGCGACCTGCTGCGGCTGGGGGCGGTGGATGGGGCGTCGGTCGCCTATCTGGCGGTGGCCGGCGGTTTCGCGCTGGCTCCGGTGATGGGCAGCCTGTCCAGCTATGTCCGCGCCGGCATCGGCCCGCTCGGCGGGCGCCCCCTGGGACAGGACGACCGGCTGCCGCTGGTCCGCGATGGCGCGCCGGATGGGCCGCCGGATGAGCAGGATATGGAACTGCCGCAGCCGCCGGAGTACGGCGTCGGGCCGTTGCGTGTCGTGCTCGGGCCGCAGGACGACCGCTTCACCGAGCAGGCTTTGGCGACCTTTCTGTCGGCGGACTACCATGTCGGCAAGCAGGCCGACCGCATGGGCCTGCGTCTGGAGGGGCCGGCTCTGCAGCATCGCGGGTCGGCCGACATCCCGTCGGACGGGCTGGTCACCGGCTCCATCCAGGTGCCGGGCAACGGGCAGCCGATCCTGCTGCTGAACGACCACCAGACCGCCGGCGGCTATGCCAAGATCGCCACCGTGATCTCCGCCGACCTGCCCCGCGCCGGCCGCCTGCGCCCCGGCGACCGCCTGTCCTTCCAGGCGGTGACGGTGGAGGAGGCCGAAGCGATCCGCCGACGGCAGGAACAGTCGATCGCCGGCTGGATCCGCGCCATCCGCCCGGTGCGCCCGGCCGGCGGCATCGATCTGGAGGCCCTGTATGCGGAGAACCTGATCTCCGGCACGGTGGACATCGTGAACGGCGGCAGCGATCTGCCGCTGCTGTGA
- a CDS encoding ABC transporter ATP-binding protein encodes MVGASQSSQSAQRGQTLLLDGITQRYGNTLAVNEVTLDIKGGELVALLGPSGCGKTTLLRIIAGFMAQTKGHVIVGGEAIDGLPPNRRSVGIVFQNYALFPHMTVAENVAYGLDARGVDRATQRSEARRMLDLVKLGHLGDRMPRQLSGGQQQRVALARALAVNPSILLLDEPFAALDKNLRLDMQIEVKRIQRLSGITTILVTHDQEEALSMADRVAVLSQGRLEQFSPPTEIYDAPDSLFVNTFVGSANLLGGVLLGADRKSGTVRLDAGGTIETRAPKGDVRPGARVTVCLRPEHLRVDPAAAGSDTLNGVVEMGLPLGATVVHEVRVADGSAVKVSEPRIDRAGLFAPGTPVRLAPVAPRLASVFAAA; translated from the coding sequence ATGGTCGGAGCCTCGCAAAGCAGCCAGTCGGCCCAGCGTGGGCAGACGCTTCTTCTCGATGGGATCACCCAGCGCTACGGCAATACGCTGGCCGTCAACGAGGTGACGCTCGACATCAAGGGCGGCGAGCTGGTCGCCCTGCTCGGACCGTCGGGTTGCGGCAAGACGACCCTGCTGCGGATCATCGCCGGCTTCATGGCCCAGACCAAGGGCCACGTCATCGTCGGCGGCGAGGCCATCGACGGTCTGCCGCCCAACCGCCGCTCGGTCGGCATCGTCTTCCAGAACTACGCGCTGTTCCCGCACATGACGGTGGCGGAGAACGTCGCCTATGGGCTGGACGCCCGCGGCGTCGACCGCGCCACCCAGCGCAGCGAGGCCCGGCGCATGCTGGATCTGGTGAAGCTGGGCCATCTCGGCGACCGCATGCCGCGCCAGTTGTCGGGCGGGCAGCAGCAGCGCGTGGCGCTGGCCCGCGCGCTGGCGGTCAACCCGTCGATCCTGCTGCTCGATGAGCCGTTCGCGGCGCTGGACAAGAACCTGCGCCTGGACATGCAGATCGAGGTGAAGCGCATCCAGCGCCTGTCCGGCATCACCACCATCCTGGTCACCCACGACCAGGAGGAGGCGCTGTCGATGGCCGACCGCGTCGCGGTTCTGAGCCAGGGCCGGCTGGAGCAGTTCTCTCCGCCGACCGAGATCTACGACGCGCCGGACAGCCTGTTCGTCAACACCTTCGTCGGCTCCGCCAACCTGCTGGGCGGCGTCCTGCTCGGCGCCGACCGCAAAAGCGGCACGGTGCGGCTGGATGCCGGCGGCACCATCGAGACACGCGCCCCGAAGGGCGACGTCCGTCCCGGCGCCCGCGTCACCGTCTGCCTGCGGCCGGAGCACCTCCGCGTCGATCCGGCGGCGGCCGGCTCCGACACGCTGAACGGCGTGGTGGAGATGGGGCTGCCGCTGGGCGCCACGGTCGTCCATGAGGTGCGCGTCGCCGACGGGTCCGCCGTGAAGGTGTCCGAACCGCGCATCGACCGCGCCGGCCTGTTCGCCCCCGGCACACCGGTGCGCCTCGCCCCGGTCGCCCCCCGCCTCGCCTCGGTCTTCGCCGCGGCCTGA
- a CDS encoding ABC transporter substrate-binding protein, with translation MLLTRRTLMQTALTLGAMHAFPGLTWAQARPLVFATFTGSWEEAHKAALVPAFRKATGNADMVLDPMLSVDQIAKVNAAKNNPPIDVMLHDPGPALQAIAQDLVEPYPVEQSAHYKDLIPEAQVPMGPAPFFQVVGITYNPETVKTPPTSWADLWKPEFKGRVGITNLNSTLGTGFMVELAKMHGGSESNIDPAFKALEALRPSLAAVAANPGQLATLFQQGQIDISPGNFNAIQILKARGVPVEFVIPKEGAIAFKTTIHVVRNSPNKELAFKLIEAALSPEVQTKLMEEPFLIVPTNTKVAIKGELAKSLAKDHAEIAQKFVFQDWAKINEQRSAWIERFNREIRV, from the coding sequence ATGCTGCTGACCCGCCGCACCCTGATGCAGACGGCCCTGACGCTGGGCGCCATGCACGCCTTTCCCGGCCTGACCTGGGCGCAGGCGCGCCCGCTGGTCTTCGCGACCTTCACCGGCAGCTGGGAGGAGGCGCACAAGGCCGCGCTGGTCCCCGCCTTCCGCAAGGCGACCGGCAATGCCGACATGGTGCTCGACCCCATGCTGTCGGTCGATCAGATCGCCAAGGTCAACGCGGCCAAGAACAATCCGCCGATCGACGTCATGCTGCATGATCCGGGCCCCGCGCTGCAGGCCATCGCGCAGGATCTGGTCGAACCCTATCCGGTGGAGCAGAGCGCCCATTACAAGGATCTCATCCCGGAAGCCCAGGTGCCGATGGGGCCGGCGCCCTTCTTCCAGGTGGTCGGCATCACCTACAACCCGGAGACGGTGAAGACGCCGCCGACCTCCTGGGCCGATCTGTGGAAGCCGGAATTCAAGGGCCGCGTCGGCATCACCAACCTGAACTCCACGCTCGGCACCGGGTTCATGGTGGAACTGGCCAAGATGCATGGCGGGTCGGAATCCAACATCGATCCCGCCTTCAAGGCGCTGGAGGCGCTGCGCCCGAGCCTCGCCGCCGTCGCCGCCAACCCCGGCCAGCTCGCCACCCTGTTCCAGCAGGGCCAGATCGACATCTCCCCCGGCAATTTCAACGCCATCCAGATCCTGAAGGCGCGCGGCGTCCCGGTGGAGTTCGTCATCCCCAAGGAAGGCGCCATCGCCTTCAAGACCACGATCCACGTCGTCAGGAACTCCCCGAACAAGGAACTGGCCTTCAAGCTGATCGAGGCCGCCCTGTCGCCGGAGGTCCAGACCAAGCTGATGGAGGAGCCGTTCCTGATCGTGCCGACCAACACCAAGGTCGCGATCAAGGGCGAACTCGCCAAGAGCCTGGCCAAGGACCATGCCGAGATCGCGCAGAAGTTCGTGTTCCAGGACTGGGCGAAGATCAACGAGCAGCGCAGCGCCTGGATCGAGCGGTTCAACCGCGAGATCAGGGTGTGA
- a CDS encoding ABC transporter permease, with the protein MAATLRNVTTYDLKLAAPLAAGFVVFFVTPLVILLALSFQTDPQGGQFGLTQYVNFLGDSFSLGVLGSTLWLGVKVTALTLLLGYPVAWLHQRSPGWAKGVIMLLVLLPLLTSVVVRTFAWVVILGRQGIVNASLLELGLIDTPLKLLYTEGGLVVALAQVQMPLMVLPLITALNRIDPNLADASSVLGAGHWRTFRKVILPLSLPGIIAGCLLTYAAAITAFITQSLIGGGQMLFMPMYIYQQASTLQNWPFAAAISVIFLVAVLVVVSIFNVLGRLSRGYTSA; encoded by the coding sequence ATGGCCGCGACGCTGCGCAACGTCACCACCTACGACCTGAAACTGGCGGCTCCGCTGGCGGCGGGGTTCGTCGTCTTCTTCGTCACGCCGCTGGTCATCCTGCTCGCGCTGAGCTTCCAGACCGACCCGCAGGGCGGACAGTTCGGACTGACCCAATACGTCAACTTCCTCGGCGACAGCTTCAGCCTCGGCGTGCTGGGATCGACGCTGTGGCTGGGGGTGAAGGTGACGGCGCTGACCCTGCTGCTGGGCTATCCGGTGGCGTGGCTGCACCAGCGCTCTCCCGGCTGGGCCAAGGGGGTCATCATGCTGCTGGTGCTGCTGCCGCTGCTGACCAGCGTGGTGGTGCGCACCTTCGCCTGGGTGGTCATCCTGGGGCGGCAGGGGATCGTCAACGCCTCGCTGCTCGAGCTGGGGCTGATCGACACGCCGCTGAAGCTTCTCTACACCGAAGGCGGGCTGGTGGTCGCCCTGGCGCAGGTGCAGATGCCGCTGATGGTGCTGCCGCTGATCACCGCGCTGAACCGGATCGACCCGAACCTCGCCGACGCCTCCTCCGTGCTGGGGGCCGGGCATTGGCGCACCTTCCGCAAGGTGATCCTGCCGCTGTCGCTGCCGGGGATCATCGCCGGCTGCCTGCTGACCTATGCCGCGGCCATCACCGCCTTCATCACCCAGAGCCTGATCGGCGGCGGGCAGATGCTGTTCATGCCGATGTACATCTACCAGCAGGCCTCGACCCTGCAGAACTGGCCCTTCGCCGCCGCGATCTCCGTCATCTTCCTGGTCGCGGTGCTGGTGGTGGTGTCGATCTTCAACGTGCTGGGCCGCCTGTCGCGCGGCTACACCAGCGCCTGA
- a CDS encoding ABC transporter permease: MSNRRFDLDSLSYRIVMTGVALLALLLLAAPTVVVIWVSFTSGYSLKFPPPGYSLRWYAELWEAWQLQFALMNSLKVAAWATALSILLGVAASLGIARSASLTARVLDSLFLSPLVLPALAFGLSSLMFFSLVGVPVSPLTLIIGHTVVSVPFVVRNTVASLAQMNPTLLEASASLGATRWFTFRRITLPLIRPGIMAGGFIAFMASFDNVPVSLFLRDAATDMLPIRMWQDLEGKLDVTVAALSGVLIVATIALMLVMERVAGLSKRLT; this comes from the coding sequence ATGAGCAACCGCCGTTTCGACCTCGACTCGCTGAGTTACCGCATCGTCATGACCGGGGTGGCGCTGCTGGCCCTGCTGCTGCTGGCGGCCCCCACGGTCGTGGTGATCTGGGTGTCCTTCACCAGCGGATATTCGCTGAAGTTTCCGCCGCCCGGCTATTCGCTGCGCTGGTACGCCGAGCTGTGGGAGGCCTGGCAGCTCCAGTTCGCCCTGATGAACAGCCTGAAGGTGGCGGCCTGGGCGACCGCGCTGTCGATCCTGCTGGGCGTTGCCGCCTCGCTCGGCATCGCGCGCTCGGCCAGCCTGACGGCGCGGGTGCTGGACAGCCTGTTCCTGTCGCCGCTGGTGCTGCCGGCGCTCGCCTTCGGGCTGTCGTCGCTGATGTTCTTCTCGCTGGTCGGCGTGCCGGTGTCGCCGCTGACCCTCATCATCGGCCACACCGTGGTGTCGGTGCCCTTCGTGGTGCGCAACACCGTCGCCTCGCTGGCGCAGATGAACCCGACCCTGCTGGAGGCGTCGGCCAGCCTGGGCGCCACCCGCTGGTTCACCTTCCGCCGCATCACCCTGCCGCTGATCCGACCGGGCATCATGGCCGGCGGATTCATCGCCTTCATGGCGTCCTTCGACAATGTGCCCGTCTCGCTGTTCCTGCGCGACGCGGCGACCGACATGCTGCCGATCCGCATGTGGCAGGATCTGGAAGGCAAGCTCGACGTGACGGTCGCGGCGCTGTCGGGTGTGCTGATCGTGGCGACCATCGCGCTGATGCTGGTCATGGAACGGGTCGCCGGCCTATCCAAGAGGTTGACCTGA
- a CDS encoding hydroxyisourate hydrolase, whose amino-acid sequence MAGGISIHGVDVARGVAAEGLRVELYALTPGRRLLAEGRLGANGQLDHPTVRGEGIAPGPHEVLFHVGDWLRAAGYPEEQTRFLDIMPFRFKVTDLDRHLHLPFKFTPYGVSLFLGV is encoded by the coding sequence ATGGCTGGCGGTATTTCGATTCACGGCGTGGACGTGGCGCGCGGCGTCGCCGCCGAAGGGCTGCGGGTGGAGCTTTACGCCCTGACGCCCGGCCGGCGCCTGCTGGCCGAGGGCCGTCTCGGCGCCAACGGGCAGCTCGACCACCCGACCGTCCGCGGCGAGGGCATCGCTCCCGGCCCGCACGAAGTGCTGTTCCATGTCGGCGACTGGCTGCGCGCGGCCGGATATCCGGAGGAGCAGACCCGCTTCCTCGACATCATGCCCTTCCGCTTCAAAGTGACCGACCTGGACCGCCATCTGCATCTGCCCTTCAAATTCACACCCTACGGGGTCTCGCTCTTTCTGGGTGTATAG
- a CDS encoding MFS transporter: MPPLLPALIGMTGLQALVALALFAPGVLAPRMGIDPAGLGLFTTTGFAVGMAASLGGGVLAGRLGSFRVASFCAVAVAAAMLCAMMGSGALAMLAAGVAIGLACGPETPASAAILGRLVREADRPMVFSVRQTGNQIGAMAGSLALPLLAAVADPRAGYAAIAALALVCVLPFERLRTVYDPLTRSATTAFGLVSAIRLLRGDPALRRLALASFPYSASQLTLNGFFVVFAVAELGLEHVAAGVALAAGQAGGLAGRLGWGVVASRWVAPRRLVGLLGLGMAAASALVALAGASLPFPVLAVATFLFGLTASGWNGIFLAEVARLAPAGRIGEATGAVLVGGFAGLIVGPLLLVAAAAVSSLATGYLVVSLLAALAGLSLLGDKR; encoded by the coding sequence ATGCCTCCGCTCCTGCCGGCGCTGATCGGAATGACCGGTCTGCAGGCGCTGGTGGCGCTCGCCCTGTTCGCGCCGGGCGTGCTGGCGCCGCGGATGGGAATCGACCCGGCGGGGCTGGGGCTGTTCACCACCACCGGCTTCGCGGTGGGAATGGCGGCGTCGCTGGGCGGCGGGGTGCTGGCCGGGCGGCTGGGCTCCTTCCGCGTCGCCAGCTTCTGCGCGGTGGCGGTGGCCGCGGCCATGCTGTGCGCGATGATGGGGAGCGGCGCCCTGGCGATGCTGGCGGCGGGAGTCGCCATCGGGCTGGCCTGCGGGCCGGAGACGCCGGCCAGCGCCGCCATCCTTGGCCGGCTGGTGCGGGAGGCCGACCGGCCGATGGTGTTCTCCGTCCGGCAGACCGGCAACCAGATCGGCGCGATGGCCGGATCGCTGGCCCTGCCGCTGCTGGCCGCCGTCGCCGATCCGCGCGCCGGCTACGCCGCCATCGCCGCGCTGGCCCTGGTCTGCGTCCTGCCCTTCGAGCGGCTGCGGACGGTCTACGATCCGCTGACGCGATCCGCCACGACGGCCTTCGGGCTGGTGTCGGCGATCCGGCTGCTGCGCGGCGACCCGGCCCTGCGGCGTCTGGCACTGGCCTCCTTCCCCTATTCGGCGAGCCAGCTGACGCTGAACGGCTTCTTCGTCGTCTTCGCGGTGGCGGAGCTGGGGCTGGAGCATGTCGCCGCCGGGGTGGCGCTGGCTGCCGGGCAGGCGGGCGGCCTGGCCGGACGGCTCGGCTGGGGCGTGGTCGCCTCGCGCTGGGTGGCGCCGCGCCGGCTGGTCGGGCTGCTGGGGCTGGGCATGGCGGCGGCATCGGCGCTGGTGGCGCTGGCCGGCGCCTCCCTGCCCTTCCCGGTGCTCGCCGTGGCGACCTTCCTGTTCGGGCTGACCGCCAGCGGCTGGAACGGCATCTTCCTGGCGGAGGTGGCGCGGCTGGCGCCGGCGGGACGCATCGGCGAGGCGACCGGGGCGGTGCTGGTCGGCGGCTTCGCCGGGCTGATCGTCGGCCCGCTCCTGCTGGTCGCGGCCGCCGCAGTCAGCAGCCTCGCCACCGGCTATCTCGTGGTCAGCCTGCTGGCGGCGCTGGCGGGATTGAGCCTTCTCGGAGACAAGCGATGA
- a CDS encoding amidase has translation MTHPLRAVSLADAVRGGRSSARAVTEAALDRIAAGNPALNALVAVHAEQALAESEAVDRRLAAGEDLPLAGVPVAVKDTIWVAGRRVTQGSRLFADFHATGDAIAVERLRRAGAVIVGMANTSEFACKGVTTNPLFGPTRHPMDPKLTPGGSSGGPAAAVAGGLVPLALGTDAGGSSRRPPAHVGAVGFKPGFGAIPYGPGFAEPFTGIAVLAPIAADVADTALMFEALAGPDPRDPDSAAIAPAEERPIASLTVAYSPTFGLDAPVDDDVREAVERAVEALAAAGARIVRPAGSFPRWPAGITETALMPLQHAGLAALYGEAFRRDPGLFDPDIAVQIERGLSLTAAEVAAAQLLGVETGRALAAQFAGVDLIVGPTTPCVAWPLDRLGPETIGGQPVPPRAHAVFTPLFNHAKVPALSLPCGTGHGGLPVGLQIVAPRGMDRRVLRFAAFAEKTLAAGQPDSQP, from the coding sequence ATGACCCATCCCCTTCGCGCCGTATCCCTGGCCGACGCCGTGCGCGGCGGACGCAGCAGCGCCCGCGCCGTGACCGAGGCGGCGCTCGACCGCATCGCCGCCGGCAACCCGGCGCTGAACGCCCTGGTCGCCGTCCATGCCGAACAGGCGCTGGCCGAGTCCGAGGCGGTGGACCGCCGCCTTGCCGCCGGGGAGGATCTGCCGCTGGCCGGCGTTCCGGTGGCCGTCAAGGACACCATCTGGGTCGCCGGACGCCGCGTCACCCAGGGATCGCGCCTGTTCGCCGACTTCCACGCCACCGGCGACGCCATCGCGGTGGAACGGCTGCGCCGCGCCGGCGCGGTCATCGTCGGCATGGCCAACACCTCGGAATTCGCCTGCAAGGGCGTCACCACCAACCCGCTGTTCGGCCCGACCCGCCACCCGATGGACCCGAAGCTGACCCCCGGCGGCTCCAGCGGCGGGCCGGCGGCGGCGGTGGCGGGCGGACTGGTGCCGCTGGCGCTCGGCACCGATGCCGGCGGGTCGAGCCGCCGCCCGCCGGCCCATGTCGGCGCGGTCGGCTTCAAGCCCGGCTTCGGCGCCATCCCCTACGGTCCCGGCTTCGCCGAGCCCTTCACCGGCATCGCGGTGTTGGCGCCCATCGCCGCCGATGTCGCCGACACCGCCCTGATGTTCGAGGCGCTGGCCGGACCGGACCCCCGCGATCCCGACAGCGCCGCGATCGCCCCGGCGGAGGAGCGTCCGATCGCGTCCCTGACCGTCGCCTACAGCCCGACCTTCGGCCTGGACGCCCCGGTGGACGACGACGTGCGCGAGGCGGTGGAGCGGGCGGTGGAGGCGCTGGCCGCCGCCGGTGCCCGCATCGTCCGTCCGGCAGGCTCCTTCCCGCGCTGGCCGGCGGGCATCACCGAAACGGCGCTGATGCCGCTGCAGCATGCCGGGCTGGCCGCTCTGTATGGCGAGGCCTTCCGCCGCGACCCGGGCCTGTTCGACCCCGACATCGCCGTGCAGATCGAACGCGGCCTGTCGCTGACCGCGGCGGAGGTCGCGGCGGCCCAGCTGCTCGGCGTCGAGACCGGCCGCGCGCTGGCTGCGCAGTTCGCGGGGGTGGACCTGATCGTCGGGCCGACCACGCCCTGCGTCGCCTGGCCGCTGGACCGGCTGGGACCGGAAACCATCGGCGGACAGCCGGTGCCGCCGCGGGCGCACGCCGTCTTCACGCCGCTGTTCAACCACGCCAAGGTCCCGGCGCTCAGCCTGCCCTGCGGGACGGGGCACGGCGGGCTGCCGGTCGGGTTGCAGATCGTCGCACCGCGCGGAATGGACCGCCGGGTGCTGCGCTTCGCCGCCTTCGCAGAGAAAACGCTCGCCGCCGGCCAACCGGATTCCCAGCCATGA
- a CDS encoding GntR family transcriptional regulator codes for MSPTMSFDDDSSGDSPSDRPGDSPSDRPGDSPSDRPDTAPPRRRRAVPPPPLADMAVDRLRDMIIYGELAPSSRLIEPELSEKLGISRTPLREALKLLAADGLVMLRPNRNAIVAPLDAAELTHLFEVEGCIESFAARLAAERMTAADLRRLRGFQEKIEALQGAGALEEYFAINQKIHRLIVSCAKNPALVEVHDRLLGRLVRARYFALGAQGRWKESVLEHREILAALEARDSKTVEHLFVRHVGRTGDVVAAACASPRARQAE; via the coding sequence ATGAGCCCGACCATGAGCTTCGACGACGACAGTTCGGGCGACAGCCCAAGCGACAGGCCGGGCGACAGCCCAAGCGACAGGCCGGGCGACAGCCCAAGCGACAGGCCGGACACCGCTCCGCCGCGCCGACGACGGGCGGTGCCGCCGCCGCCCTTGGCGGACATGGCGGTTGACCGGCTGCGCGACATGATCATCTATGGCGAGCTGGCGCCGTCCTCCCGCCTGATCGAACCGGAGCTGAGCGAGAAGCTCGGCATTTCCCGCACGCCGTTGCGCGAGGCGCTGAAGCTGCTGGCGGCCGACGGGCTGGTGATGCTGCGGCCCAACCGCAACGCCATCGTCGCCCCGCTCGATGCCGCCGAACTGACCCACCTGTTCGAGGTGGAGGGCTGCATCGAGAGCTTCGCCGCCCGGCTCGCCGCCGAACGGATGACCGCCGCCGACCTTCGCCGCCTGCGCGGCTTCCAGGAGAAGATCGAAGCCCTGCAGGGGGCCGGCGCGCTGGAGGAGTATTTCGCGATCAACCAGAAGATTCACCGGCTGATCGTGTCCTGCGCCAAGAACCCGGCGCTGGTGGAGGTGCATGACCGGCTGCTCGGCCGGCTGGTGCGGGCACGCTATTTTGCACTGGGCGCCCAGGGGCGGTGGAAGGAATCGGTGCTGGAGCACCGCGAGATCCTGGCGGCGCTGGAAGCCCGCGACAGCAAAACGGTGGAGCATCTGTTCGTCCGCCATGTCGGCCGCACCGGCGACGTGGTCGCCGCGGCCTGCGCCTCCCCCCGCGCCCGGCAAGCGGAGTGA
- a CDS encoding GGDEF domain-containing protein, whose product MGEPDATVPIMTALAGGVGLLALMTLAYGTVLCRLGERPLLRRIGLGLMFGAGGVAAMLQSVPVAPGVYLDVKAVPVALAAPFGGTLAAFLAAGIVATGRIAVGGAGMLPGVTGILLSGAAGLLMARLVPSVEWRGARPLFLLAPLSALNTLGIFALPWGEALPAFTHGGLPVALFTVAGILMLGTMLARERRRVDTERVLRDAALSDPLTGLANRRAFFGAIDREVAGALRRDAPMSLLLLDIDHFKEVNDARGHDAGDAVLVALSRVLRHGVRQSDLVARFGGEEFAILLPCTSLEGAFLLAERLRCAVRECRVEHDGALLHVTVSIGVSALSADAGRPDTLIKAADMALYRAKSHGRDRVCRDRALCQPEAVPVT is encoded by the coding sequence GTGGGGGAACCGGACGCCACGGTGCCGATCATGACGGCCTTGGCCGGCGGTGTGGGGCTGCTGGCCCTGATGACCCTCGCTTACGGCACCGTCCTCTGCCGGCTGGGTGAACGTCCTCTGTTGCGGCGGATCGGCCTGGGGCTGATGTTCGGGGCCGGCGGGGTCGCGGCGATGCTGCAGTCGGTTCCGGTGGCGCCCGGCGTCTATCTGGACGTGAAGGCGGTCCCGGTTGCGCTGGCCGCTCCCTTCGGAGGCACGCTGGCCGCCTTCCTGGCCGCCGGCATCGTTGCGACGGGCCGGATCGCGGTCGGCGGCGCCGGTATGCTTCCCGGCGTGACCGGCATCCTGCTGTCCGGTGCCGCCGGATTGCTGATGGCCCGGCTGGTGCCCTCCGTCGAGTGGCGGGGGGCACGGCCGCTGTTCCTGCTCGCTCCCCTTTCCGCGCTCAACACGCTCGGGATCTTCGCGCTGCCCTGGGGCGAGGCGCTGCCGGCCTTCACCCATGGCGGGTTGCCGGTCGCCCTCTTCACGGTGGCCGGCATCCTGATGCTGGGAACGATGCTGGCCCGCGAGCGCCGCCGCGTCGACACCGAGCGGGTTCTCCGCGACGCGGCGCTCAGCGATCCGCTGACCGGCCTCGCCAACCGCCGGGCCTTCTTCGGAGCCATCGACCGCGAGGTTGCCGGCGCGCTGCGCCGCGACGCGCCGATGTCGCTTCTCCTGCTGGATATCGATCATTTCAAGGAGGTCAACGACGCCCGCGGGCATGACGCCGGTGATGCGGTGCTGGTGGCGCTGAGCCGCGTTTTGCGGCACGGCGTGCGCCAGAGCGACCTCGTTGCCCGCTTCGGCGGCGAGGAATTCGCCATCCTGCTGCCCTGCACGTCGCTGGAGGGTGCCTTTCTGCTCGCCGAGCGCCTGCGCTGTGCGGTGCGCGAATGCCGCGTCGAGCATGACGGCGCGCTGCTGCATGTGACCGTCAGCATCGGCGTGTCCGCCCTCTCCGCGGATGCGGGCCGCCCCGATACCCTGATAAAGGCGGCGGACATGGCGCTCTACCGCGCCAAGTCGCACGGCCGCGACCGGGTATGCCGCGATCGTGCGCTCTGCCAGCCTGAAGCGGTGCCGGTGACATAG